Proteins encoded together in one Pseudomonas sp. Seg1 window:
- a CDS encoding FixH family protein has product MPAANAASPWYKHLWPWIIIGILACSVTLTLSMVTIAVNNPDNLVNDNYYEAGKGINRSLDRELLAQNLKMRAAVHLDDVTGEVDLRLSGDSQPGRLELNLISPTQPEKDRKIVLVRSKTETGRYIGQLNDKIEGRRFVELLGSQDDHVWRMFEEELVSHDKELLLGDEPLQGAEDLKK; this is encoded by the coding sequence ATGCCCGCCGCAAACGCCGCAAGTCCCTGGTACAAGCACCTCTGGCCGTGGATCATCATCGGGATTCTGGCCTGTTCGGTGACCTTGACCCTGTCCATGGTGACCATCGCGGTGAACAACCCGGACAACCTGGTCAACGACAACTACTACGAGGCCGGCAAAGGCATCAATCGTTCGCTGGATCGCGAGTTGCTCGCGCAGAACCTGAAAATGCGCGCTGCGGTGCATCTGGATGACGTGACGGGCGAAGTCGACCTGCGTTTGAGCGGTGACAGCCAACCGGGCAGGCTGGAGCTGAACCTTATCTCGCCAACCCAGCCGGAGAAGGATCGCAAGATTGTTCTGGTCCGCAGCAAAACAGAAACCGGGCGCTACATCGGCCAACTCAACGACAAGATCGAAGGCCGCCGCTTTGTCGAGCTGCTGGGGTCTCAGGATGACCACGTCTGGCGCATGTTCGAAGAAGAACTGGTCAGCCATGACAAGGAGTTGCTGCTCGGTGATGAGCCGCTGCAAGGCGCCGAAGATCTCAAAAAATAA
- the ccoG gene encoding cytochrome c oxidase accessory protein CcoG, with protein MSNQIPVHDVTPPSKNANNSVDLYASREKIYTRAFTGLFRNLRMMGGAALFLLYFGTVWLNWGGHQAVWWNLPERKFFIFGATFWPQDFILLSGLLIIAAFGLFFITVYAGRVWCGYTCPQSVWTWIFMWCEKVTEGDRNQRIKLDKAPMSANKFARKFAKHALWLLIGFVTGMTFVGYFSPIRELAFEFFTGQADGWSYFWVGFFTLATYGNAGWLREQVCIYMCPYARFQSVMFDKDTLIVSYDPRRGESRGPRKKGVDYKAMGLGDCIDCTMCVQVCPTGIDIRDGLQIECIGCAACIDACDSIMDKMDYPRGLISYTTEHNLSGQKTHKLRPRLIGYAVVLLAMISLLVTAFFMRSLVGFDVSKDRVLYRENAEGRIENVYSLKIMNKDQRDHTYVLEAAGLPDLRLQGKREIKVAAGDIISMPVELSSAPEQLPSSTNEVKFILKDADDDSVHVEAKSRFIGPQIR; from the coding sequence ATGAGCAACCAGATTCCGGTACACGACGTCACGCCACCCAGCAAAAACGCGAATAACAGCGTCGATCTCTACGCCTCTCGAGAAAAAATCTACACCCGTGCCTTCACCGGTCTGTTCCGCAATCTGCGGATGATGGGCGGTGCCGCGCTGTTCCTGCTGTATTTCGGTACGGTCTGGCTGAACTGGGGCGGTCATCAGGCCGTGTGGTGGAACCTGCCCGAGCGCAAGTTCTTCATCTTCGGCGCGACTTTCTGGCCGCAGGATTTCATTCTGCTCTCGGGCCTGTTGATCATTGCCGCGTTCGGCCTGTTCTTCATCACCGTGTATGCCGGCCGTGTGTGGTGCGGCTACACCTGCCCGCAAAGCGTGTGGACATGGATTTTCATGTGGTGCGAGAAGGTCACCGAAGGCGACCGCAACCAGCGCATCAAGCTCGACAAGGCGCCGATGAGCGCCAACAAATTTGCGCGCAAATTTGCCAAACACGCGCTGTGGTTGCTGATCGGTTTCGTTACCGGCATGACCTTCGTTGGCTATTTCTCACCGATCCGCGAACTGGCGTTCGAATTCTTCACCGGCCAGGCCGATGGCTGGTCGTATTTCTGGGTCGGTTTTTTCACCCTCGCCACGTACGGCAACGCCGGCTGGTTGCGTGAGCAGGTGTGCATCTACATGTGCCCGTATGCGCGCTTCCAGAGTGTGATGTTCGACAAGGACACCCTGATCGTTTCCTACGACCCGCGTCGTGGCGAAAGCCGTGGCCCGCGCAAGAAAGGCGTCGACTACAAGGCCATGGGCCTGGGCGACTGCATCGACTGCACCATGTGCGTTCAGGTCTGTCCGACTGGCATCGACATCCGCGACGGCCTGCAGATCGAGTGCATCGGTTGCGCTGCGTGCATCGATGCCTGTGACAGCATCATGGACAAGATGGACTACCCGCGCGGCCTGATCAGCTACACCACCGAGCACAACCTGTCCGGGCAGAAAACCCATAAACTGCGGCCACGCCTGATCGGCTACGCCGTGGTATTGCTGGCGATGATCAGCCTGCTGGTGACCGCGTTCTTCATGCGTTCGCTGGTCGGTTTCGATGTCAGCAAGGACCGCGTGTTGTACCGCGAGAACGCCGAAGGCCGGATCGAAAACGTCTACAGCCTGAAGATCATGAACAAGGACCAGCGCGATCACACCTATGTGCTGGAAGCCGCCGGTTTGCCGGATCTGCGCCTGCAAGGCAAACGCGAGATCAAAGTGGCAGCCGGCGACATCATCAGCATGCCAGTCGAACTGTCGAGCGCACCGGAACAACTGCCATCGAGCACCAACGAGGTGAAATTCATCCTCAAGGATGCCGATGACGACAGCGTCCACGTTGAAGCCAAGAGCCGATTCATCGGCCCACAAATCCGTTGA